The genome window CCCGAGCTAAACTGACTCTATGAGTCAGCTTAAACTGGAACAATCCGAAAGATATTCAACCCTAGTCTCCACAGTCGATCGATCTGATTGATTGGACAGCTTGCTTGCTATGGCAGCTTCTGCTTTTTCCTTCAGCTTTTTACATTGATCTGTCATTTCGTTCTCGTTAACCGTACGTTACAAAATTTCGACCCAAACGACACCATAAAATTTGCACCTGCATTTTTAATCTCCTCTCCTACGCATGGGTAATCTGAACCTACCAGTGGAGTATAGCACTAGTAGGTTCAGTAAATGTAGATTTTTAAGTCAAAGCCCGTTGCTATTTCTCCAAGGACGAGCTCGTTCCTATTCCAAGTCATTTATTCATCCTCCAGATGGATGCAACTGgcccttggtttccaaaagggtcaCGTTGATTCTAGCAACTTGCAGGTAGGTACTGACATACTGTGTAGAGTAGTAGTAATATATGCACAAGTGTCACAAACAAACTAGTGGACGTGCCTTTACTGTATGTGTGCGTATCTTCTTCAGTTCGTCGCCACCACATGCACGCTGACATGCGTGATCTGCTTACGCAGATGGGCGGCGATCCACGCAAGCACCGAATCGCAGGCACCTGCCCCAGTCCAATCAGGTCGATGCATGAATTAGGAAAATCTCTTAATTAATTAGTACAGATCCCCAGCAGTctgcatatttatttattttactgAAGAAGAAAATGTTTTACCAAATCACATGTTCTTTTTCTTATGGGAAACCAGTCACACATTCCGCACCAAGGTTTGGCGGCTTATATATAGTATATCAAACAGAGCTGTAGCTCGCTCAGTCTTGTTTATCTTCTTCCCCGGATGCACCAGCAACCTTCGCTGCTGCGGATGCATAGCTCACGCTGCTATCCCTCATGTTCTTGCACTGGCTGGACTGCTCGTAGCGGACAAAGCCTATCTTAATTTTTGTCGAGCAATGTTTCAACATCTGAAGCAAACAAAAAAAATGCAGTGGCTGAAGTAAAACGGAAGGCATTCATCGAGAGTAGGTTTTTGACAAGCAGAAAGTCATTTACTTACGTGAAGGAAGACGCTGATGGGGTGGCGTCCGCATATGGTGTTCTCGTACTCCTGCAGGTATTCTTTGAACGCTACGGGATCGCCAGTCTCTATGATCTCCATGCCCATACGGTCCAAGGCCTCGATAGATTTATGGATGGCACCGTGCTTCTTTTCGTAGTATGTGTAGCTAAACCTGGTGTGAGAATGGGATCAATAGAATCATTTCCATTTACCACAATAGATGATGGTGATGAAACGAACCAACGAACAAAAGAGATCTTCAGATGCTAAAATAGGCAAGTGACAAGTTCTTGTAAGCTATACACACTGAGTCTGCGATAACAAGAGCATTGGACTACCTGACATACAAATTAACTTGCTCTGGCAATGGCGTGCTCATGTTACTCTGACCACAAGTTAATTTACTCAAAGATGTACAGAATTCATGATTTTTCTCCCACTGGTCATACAAGCAAGAGACACGAGTAAGGAGGCACATAAAAGCTAACCGCTTACCTGGATCCCCAATGGCAGAAGTCTGACGACACGGAAAAGAAGTTTTTTGGGTCATCCACATATTTGGAGAGCAGCTGCCCATACAAGGCTTCGTTTTGGGAGCTAAGTGCACCAACAAGGATAGGGACGACTTTCACATTATGTCTATTAAATCAACACAGAAAGAGATAAAATGTGTTTAGAGATTAGAGTTTGGTTCCAAAAACACTCCTAAATGAATACAGTATTAACAAAGGATTTACCCTTGAAATACTTTAGCAAGGTAGGGCAAATGCATTTCCATGCTATGTTCAGCTTCATCCACATTAAGGTCCATAAATTCAAACTTTCCAGTAGCACTGAGTTCCTCAATGACTGGAATGGTGGAAATCAGTAGAGCAAGATGGAAATATATTAAATTCAACCTTTCATGCAGCTTGGGTTCCTCAGTATCTGGAAAATAACTATAATAATAATGTACTCCCTCTGTTCCAAATTGTACATCATTTTAGCTTTTCTAGATACATAGTTTTTACTAAATATCTAGACATATCGTATATCTAGGTCGATAGCAAAAACTAGGTATATAGAAAAGCCAAAACAACATGTAATTAAGGATGGAGGGAACACTACAATATTCAGAAAGGGGAGGAACGGCCTCAATTGAAGGAAAACTCATCATGCCAAGCTCAATCAACAGAGCGGACTAAACAAGATATTCCGGGTTGTCACAAGCTCAGGCGACACCTACTGGCCACAGATAAAGATCTAGAAATGTCTCAGAATGCAAATTAACCTGACTAGTATCTGTACTTACAGTGGTGCATCCCAGATTATGCAGACAATGTAGTTTTGCATCCCTCTAATACTGAACATATTGCATCCGTATTAGAACCAGATATCAATACGTACCGGTACAAAACTATTAAGTTTGCATGTAccaaccagttcaacccaaaagcttaagttgATAGAAAGAGGTGGACAATTCACTGATATTATATTCCAGCTCTCTTGGCTCTCAGATGTGGAATAGAACCGAGCAACAATAATTTTATTTATTTGCACTAACCAAGATTCGAACTCGAGACATCTGGCTTTGATCTATACTACTCTTTTAAAACCCTAATGTGGGCATCTGGTGCTACCACGGCTTCACCCTCCGCGCTGACACTCTGGGCCCGCCCACACGTCCCGACTGGTTCTCCCGCCCCACGCCtgtgttttcaagtcgtccgactaatcgcgattagtcgcgatTAGTCAGGCTAGTCGGTTAGCAGAGCTCGATTAGGCAGCCAACTCGACTAGAGTACCTGGTCGCCCTGGTCGTCCGACTAGTCGACGATTAGGGCCGATTAGTCGCTCGATTAGCCGGTTCTGGGCGACTAGGTTTAGGACCTAGATTTTTTTTGGACTTGTAGTATTAATGTGTGTTGTGTGGTACTGGTATCTGGGACTTGTAGTATTAATAACTAGAAGTGTTTCTCTGCTGTTTTCACTTTTCAGTATTGCTGAATTCATGTCATGTTTACCATATCCTTCATAATATAGTATATGAAGCTCATATATACTATATAGTTATATAATTATTTACTATATAGTATAATAGTATATATTATATAGTATATACATAGGTCCTGGTCTCCTGGATGAACAGGACGACCAGTAAACGACCAGGTCGACCAGAGCTCGATTAGTCGGACCTAGTCGACGACTAATCGAGATTAGTCGCTGGTCGGTCCCCCAGTTCGACTAGCTGGTCGAGCGACCAGAAAACATAGCCCCACGCACCCCGCCTCGGCGCCGTGCCCTGTGGGCCCCACGCCCATTGCCCTCGCAACGCTCTCTCAACTACTGCCCTGTGGGGACCCCCCAACACCCGTGCAACCAGCTACTGCATCTGCCCAGCAACCGACCCCACACGCGCAGCTATCACACCGAGCAAAAAATAGTGTAGAACGAGCACTCGAACCCGCACCCCCTGCTCCAGAAATTTGGGCCTAACCACCAGACCAACGTATCTTAatgtttagaaataaataataattatatttgaataaatatttcaATACCTATTTATATGCTATATACCAACGTAGCAAAGCACGGTCAACTGGCTAGTAacatattaagttgcatgcatcAACCAGTTCAATCCAAAAAGCTTAAACTGATAAGAAGATatggacaattcacttatattatattccaacaaAAACAAATATACAGATTCAAACTTACACATGATGTATGGGAACATTTAAGGATTAAGCAATAACAGATTCATTTCCCCAATCTCCCTTCTTCCTAATCTCACCCCCTTCACCATAGGGTGTCCGGGGGGAAATTCCCACACCATTATTGTCTGAGACTACGAACTCTGTAGCCGAGGTCCAGCTACCTTGAATCCCAAAACCCTTGACAGTAGAGTACATAATACAGAACTAGGCTAAAAACATTCAACCATCCAAATTGAGTAAACACTCACCTTCCTGGTCTACTGGCAAATCCCCGATTGGGGTACAGTAGACAGAAGCCCTGGTTAAAGCACATTTTGGAGTGTAGTAGTGATGAGAAGGGCCAAGCAGAAACACCCGAGAACTGAATTACATGCAAGAAAAAGAATAGCAGACCATTAACATTGAGCATTTTGAAGAGAAATAGTTATGATAGCCGACTGAAAGTTACTAGAATGATATTTTAGAGTGTAGAATGAAGTGCATTTTTTGTGAGGGGTGGAATGAAGTATATATATGGAAACAACATTGAAATAATGTATGAACAACTGTTCACTTGTAGTCTTTAAATAAATTCGATTTCAAATTTTAAGAATGTaaacaaatcatgtcttgcattgACTAAAGACCAGCTTTTACAAAGATATAGATTGTAAGAAAACATCCATGATATTAAGTATTGTACTGATAGGATCAACAAGAACATAGATTTGTTATTAGATCTGGAAATACTACCACAAAACTATAGTGATGTGTGTTGGCAACCGGCCGGCCTGCACATGTGAGCAACCAACTCACCTTCACACACACACAACACTTTTCTAGAGGTAGAAGAAGGGGCAAGCACAGAGCACAGCACACATAAGTGCAGCAAACTGAACTGTTGTTGTCTATTGCAATTCATAGGATATATATACAAGTAGTGGTAGAGACTTACCAACTACAAGGTACGATAGTACCTAGGCTGAGATTAGCCCCAACTACTCAACATGGTTGAGGCAAGCCGTAACTAAGTGGCTATCGTCATACCGCTTTAGTCAGAAAAGGACAGCAGGAATGACCTATTGCCAACTCCATGCTGCAGCAAAACAATCAAGGAGAGCGGCAGATTATCTTACAATGTGATAAATGACTCACATGTTAGTTGGATCGATGTTGCCAAAAGCATAAGCTGCACATCGGCCCGAGTATGAATAACCAGCGTGGCTGTAGAAACAGGTAAAGCGTGTCACAACAGAACAGTAGCTTAGTAATCAACATGCATCCAACATCCTACAACAAATACCAACTTACGGTGCAATTACTGCCCTAACATCAGGAGACTTGGTTAGACCGGCTGCCCCCAGCCAACCATTGAGTTCCTCTTCCAGCTTCCTGGCTAATTGTAAACATGGAGCAGTTACTTCGACTTTAGGAGATGACAACCCAGCCCAAGTAGTAAACCAAAACTTAAGCAAAAGGAGAAATGGGAAGCATATTTTTTTATATCCCTCAAAGTTTATTATCAGGTGAACTCTGCATTTGTTCACTGCATCGAAAGGATACTAGGTAACTCGGCTATGTTGTCTCAACATAGCAGGTCCCAAGCCCTAGAAAAGGAGAAGAGCTATGATAGGCATAGCGAGCCAATGTTGAACCTAGTCATTCTAATGGAGACAAAACCCAAAAGACATCCATTGGGGCGTAACCCTCAGTGAGGCGCCATATTACAACCCAGGTATGGTGTTAAATGGGCAAGTGCCAAGTCGACACTTCTTGGTGACACATCATGTCTTAATCTGGTCACAGTGTCAAGTTAGCAAGGATTGGGTCGCTACTTCCTTTGTGGAGTGCTACATCGACGCCCTAATGTAGTTGAAATGTAGGGTCGTTTACAAGCAAGTTAAGGGAGTTAGTTGAGACAACAACTAGGAGACGTGTAAATATCTTATGACTCCAAGAGACTAAATGGAAGGGTCAGAAAGCGAAAAGGTGGACAATACCGGCTTCAAGCTTTGGTACACAGGGATAGCTACAAATATAAATAGGGAGGAGTGGCTTGCAGGAGTGGGCGGAGCACAGCGAGatgatttttttaaccaagcccccGAGGGGGATCGGACTCGAGACCTGAACTCGGAAGCCTTAACCTTTCACAAAGGGTATGGCATATGAGGTTCTTTACCGTTGTTTGAGTACGAAGGAAGGAGAGAATGACACTGGTACTCAATGTGTTACCCACTGAACAGCAAATTTGCAGCATGATCAGGCCTATCATGCGGCCTCGGCAGTAATACAGTACATTACTCCACTCCAAAGAAACAGACTACCCAGAAACTATGGTTCACGAAGACAAGTGAAACTACACCAACCATGTCAATTGTCAACTAACAATAAGCTATGCATCGAAGAAGACAAGAACAAGCGAAACGAGCCGCGCCTAAAAGTTAAAGCGACATGGCAGGAGAGTTGTGGAATTGCAAAGTACCATCGTTGGTGTACCAAGAGCCGGCGTGCGAAGCCCTCCTCGCGCGCTCCATGGATCGATCCGGAGACGTTCCGTGCTACGAGCGGCCTCcggcaccccccccccccccccccccctgcctGCCTGCCGCCGCGGCGCTGCTAGTGCTAGGGATTGCGAGCCGGGTGTGCGGGTGCGGGATTGGGGGAATCGATGCCGATCGAGCCCGAGCGTGGCGTACTGGCGCGGTGAGTGCGGCGCGCCAGTTGTGGCGAGCAGCTAGCTGCAACTGCAAGGCAGCAAGCTGAGTAGCTGACTAGGTAATCGCCGGGTGTAAggtctgggctgggctgggccgggcctccTGCACGGCAGGAGATGGCGCGGGTGGAAAGGTAGCCCACAGGCCAGGAAGAGAGAAACTAGCCAACAGGCCGCTGAGAAAAATGTACCTGTCCAGACTAGGCCATGGGCGGCCAGTCCGGAGCGGCCCATCTTGTGCACTCCGTGGTCCCTACCCTACTCTTCCCTCTCGCGGTCTGACTCTCGCTAGCAAGTTAGCAACAATGCAACGATGataaaaaaaaattaaaaaaaaaagatAATGGAGCGGGAGATGAGATGTAGACAGGCCGGGCCGGTCCCCGGAAGCGAGATCTGATCTGTTTGGGTTGGGCCTCGTCGGTGTCCCGGTGGAGCCCTCTGCAGTGCCTCTTGTCATAATAGGGACTGGGGATCTAGGCAAGCCAGCCTTCACCATCCCAACCGTGTGTCAGTGTCAGTGTCATAATAGGACTGGTTGGTTCCATGCGTGAACCTTGCAAGTATCTGTCTTCTCGCAAGGCAGTGGGGGGCAACAAGGCAACAACTCAGCTGCGGGAGCTGCCGGAGGATCCGTCTCTGAACTTGTTCCCGTCCTGTCTTTCTGGCAGTGGCAGGCTGCTGCTGGCCTGCTGCTGCAGTGCCGCCACGCGTCACGGCCTCAGCAGACAGTCTGCACTGCAGTGAGCGAGGCAAGctgctgcctgcctgcctcgtctCGCTTTGCTTCGCTGGATGCTCCCGGGTCAATTATCGGCAACCCAAGGCAAGAGATCCACGGCGGGCCCTTCCATGCGGTGTGCGTAATGGACACGGACAACGATCAAAAGGCCCTGCTACGTACAACTGCACCGACCAGAAAATCAAATAAAAAAAACATAAAGGAGGGGGGCAGGAGTGCAACAGTGACTCCACTACGTACCAGTACCATCTTCTCCTCTTCCTTTTTTTTTGATGGGAGTACCAAACAAAACAACCATGACTCGTACGCGCCATTCGTTTCTCGTACTGTATTTTTTTCCATGAGAGCAACAGTACTGCTTTGCTCTGCTGCAGGGATCGTTCTCGTGCTGTATTTTCCCACGACAGCGACGGCCGCGACGGGTATAGAGTTCGCTCTGGCAGTTTTTGGCAGGAGGCGCAAGCACGGAAAGGGACGCAGAGGATCCGGGCCTGCGTCCACTTTCTGCAGTGATAAGGCCACCCGAGCTTTTTTTCCCCTCTGGCCTCTGCCTTCTGCATGGTGGAGGGGAGGTCACTCAATGGAAAGCACTGAGATTCTTTTCTTTTTGGCATTCGATGACGCGTTGCCAACGTGACACCGTCCATCTCCCGTCCCCTTGCGCCGGTTAGATCTTATTCGGTTACCATAGTAGATTAAATCATCTTCCGTTCAATTTTGATTTAGGAAATGGTTTAATCCTATCTAATTCTTTTTGATCCCTTCAAATAGGTTTTTAGGGATTGTTTGGTACTCTAATTAAAGTTTAGTTTGTATCACACCAAATATTTAAAATATTAATTATAAGTATTAAATATAATGCCAGGGGCCCAAGTCCTCAAGAAAGAGTCTGTACCACATCTACATATACAGTCTATGAAGCAAATTTGAACTTAAAATGGCGTATAAAGCAAAGGAAAAAAACCCACCATTATCCCAACCTAAAAACCATAAATTTATCTATTTCTACACCATAAAATAAGCTATACTAGTAACGATAGATAAACTTTAGAATCCTATAATAAATGGAGAAATGGACTTTCTATAACTAGTAGCTCAAGTAAAAAAATAAGCATGAACTCCTCCACCTGAGAGTAAGAATATATAATGtgattggtttgaggaatgaggtgATGTAATGGAATGAGTTCATCACTTACTCTTGTTTGGTTTATATAATGCAATTAGTTTATCCATCACCATTTCACTCTTTATAGTAtaataattagtaataatatgaGAAATAAGTTCATTCCATCAAAATTACAGAATAGACTCGTGATGCACCATATCATCTAGAATGGATTGATTCTTCAAACAAAACACCCCTCTATAGACTTTGAAATGAGTGGATGGCTCAAACCGAGGAGAGGAAGAAAAGGCGAGATATAACGTGTATATTTAGTTATAATTAGTGGCTTATTTTAGGACTAAAGGTGTTCCTTGCTCTCCTAAGGGGAAAAAAACGGATGTCCATTCTCTACAATAGGTTGCAACAAAAAGGAGATAAAAAAGTGCACGAGACCTTGGACCATGGATTGGTGAACCGTTAATAATTGGCGCGTCGTTGCTATTATTACGATGAGCCGAActctgcatgcatgcatgtggtGGTGTTTTTTTAGCGATCTCATCATTCTCGTGCATGGTGCATGCTTCATAACGCCTTTTATAATATTGTTAAATTAAATGTCTAGTGTGTGCTCTAATAAATCTAGTGATGGCCACCAGTTGGCCATCAGCCAGTCGGTCCACGAGGCCGCGCCAACCTAACCTAACCTGCCCTGCCGTGTGGTTTACATTGCCACTGAGATCTCGCTTCGTCACCCTCGTCGATCTGGTTCAGACGCTCGCATAGTCGCATGGTCGCTTCTATACTTCTATTAGCCCATGTGTATGTATATATTGGGTATTTATAAATATCACGTCGACAAGCAGGTTTGGCAAAGCACACATGCCGCTGCGCCCAGAAATTAAGCAGTTTGCTAGTGGGCGAACATAGAGGCAAAAAAAAATATATATTGAGAGGCTTGGAGGAGCTAGCGGAATAGTTGGCCCCGCACAAGGAAGGGTCTACCGGTGTTCATTTAACTTTTGGTCATCCATACCTACGTGTGtatgaaaataaaataaaattccACTAGATTGGTTTTAAAACACAAATTCTCAGTAATTTTTATTTAGAAATATGAATAATGAAATTACTGGAAATGAATAATCTCCACTCCTTTAAAAGTTGTGTGCTTCGTGCGTCACGCTCGATTTGTTTTCTCTCTCGCACATCCTTCTCTTGCATGCGCAACCAACAATGCAACCATTACGAGCATTTCTTTTTTCTCTCTGTTGCCGTTATACATTACCCTCAACTTTCCACTCTTTCTCGTCTCTGTCTCTCTCACCTAGGTTATTCCGCGCCACCATAGGGGCATCGAGCAAGCCATATTGTTGGACTCTAACTCGCCATATGCCACCGTCACGCCTTACTTGCGTCGCCGCCTTTACCTTCCCTTGTCGGCAAGCGCCTCGAACCGCTGTCGCGCCTCTCCGCCACCATGCGCCTCTGCAGGCAACGAGCAAGAAGAGTCGAGAGAATGGAAGGAGACGTCGGGCACTGCCTTTACCTCCTCTTACCAGCAAGCGCCTCGAACCGCTGCCGCAACACTCTACCACCCAATGAGTGCTCCGAATCATGAGTTTAGTTTTGCATTGGTTGTTGTCAAAGAGTTTATGAGATATTAAGGTCGCTGATAATATATGTATTGCTCGTTTTCATGTAATTGTTATACGCTACTATTTTATCGAATATTTATGTGTCATCGCAACGTACGAGCATTATACTAGTATAATTATGATGTTTGTCCATGTAATAATTCTATAATGTCTATAAAAAGGGGCCACCCATCATACAATGTTTGTGAGTTTGTCCATGTAACAGTTGTActgaaataataataataataataataataataataggatATTCGTCTCCTTATACATTGTGTCTGAGTGTCTCTATTGTATTGTTTATAGTTTTATACTTAAGAGGCCATATTGACACACTTTGTAGGTAGAGGTTTATTGTAGTAAAGGCACAAATATACTCAAATGTACCAAAAAAAGGCACCAATATACTCAAAGGTACTAAGTAAAGGCACCAATATACTTAAGAGGTCATATTGACATAGAGCAGTCTCGACACTGTATGGTATGCTTATCAATCATGACGTCACGATCATGTTGATACGGGGATTTTATAGAGGTTCAAGTTGCAAGGTGATAATATCCTACACCCTCTCTCATGACGAATTTCTATATAAGAAGACTATACAAGAGCGCAAGCTTGAAGACAGAGGGGATTGTACGTTTTTTATTACCTTCATGGTCCTCCTTATGGTCTTATAGATGTTAGTGAGGAGAATCCTCCCAACCTTCAAACAAAAAGGTCTTCTCTTTAGGTGTTGTGATATTAGACTCGAGTATTGGTCGTCCGATCTAATCCGATCAATACAACAGACTGATACGATCTATATTTTTTTATCGCAATAATTCACTGATCACGCATAGGCCACAAGCCATGTTTTTACCCAGATCCCAATCCAACCCGAAGAAATCTAACCCAAAGCCAAAAAACAAGACACAACCCAAAAAAAACCTAACCGATCCTGAAAATCTGACCCGATACGTCTAACAGGTAGGCACGGGCCAACCCAATCTAACCCGACACTGGGCACGGATCAAGCATGGGCCATACCAAACAACCCACAGGCTGACCTTGACCTAACGTTTGAACAAGTCTATGTGGATAATTATATATTTGTTTATTAACCTGaggttgtgaaagggaaatgacctTAAACCATTTTTCATATTGATTTGGTGCTTGGTGACCACCACAACctttcggactaactagtttacctaGTCTTTGATTCACATGTTCATAAGTTCAACAATTCAGTTTCTAATTCAAAATCAGCTCAAATCAGTCGaaaggggtaaaacttggaaTAGATGATCTAGCACCAACTCTACACTTTGGATAAATTCTATATACATCTAGAAACCTATTTGACCTATTTAGAAGTGTTGGAAAGATCGGACTCAACGAATCACACTTTTGGAGTTAGTTTGAGCAAAAAGAGGAACATGTTGTAGAGAGAATAAAAAGCTTAGGATCCATGACttcgggggtgtttggtttctagggacttagTCCATtccttttattccattttagtccataaattgccaaatacgaaaactaaaaccctagtttagtttccgtatttgacaatttaggaactaaaatgaaataaaatggatggactaaaaattagtccctagaaaataAACACCCCTAAACTATTTGAAAAGTAACTAGATATGTTTGTCCAAATCATATGAACACTCTTAATTGCAGTCACACTTGTTTGAAGATGATATATTCAGAAGTGTCAAAACTAGTGCGCACTTTAGCGCACCGAACCAAGTGCGTAGAGGGGCCGGGACTTGGCCTTCGGCAGCTGCAGACCGTTTTGGTGGGTCGTCGGACCAAAGTTCCAGAGAGGATGTTTTTCGGGCAGAAACAAGCTGACGTGTCGGActggtccggtggtacaccggaccgtTAGATAGGTTGAACAGTTGACTTTGCTCCAACATCTCTAGTGACGTGGCGATGGCATGGTGCACAACAACCCGATCCGGTGCCTCTGAGGCTCTGACAGACGGAGACGGTCACCTAATGCGGACAGTATCAggcggtccggtggtgcaccgggccgACACTCTAGGCCACCGGACCGACAATCTAGGGTTTTCGGTGCAACACCCAACAATGCATAGTTTAATACACTACTCCAACAACTGTTTGAGTggttgggctataaatacccccaaccaacaTATCGAATAAATAAGAGCTACACCAAGCATCCATGCATTCAAAGCCATGCAAGCGTCACATTCGATCGATTTGAGTTTGAGAGACTTAGTGCCTTGTGCATCTGAGTGGTGCAAGTTCTTGTGTTCTTGTTATCGAGTTCCTTTCTTCTTCCAATCTTATTCTCAGACgttgtaaagctaagcaagagactaTTTCTTTGTGTGGAGGTCCTTGCAGGACTTGGTGTCCGTCGAGAAGAGAAGAACACTCGATCGATCtccgtgaccgtttgagagagaaagggttgaaaaagacccgttctACGTAGACTCTTCAACGGGGAGTATGTtgcttggaaccgaacctcaagAAACAAATCGTCTGTGTCTTTATGTTGATCCCCATTTGCGGGTTGCTTCTTTTATTGCTTGTGCTTGATTTCATATCAAATTAAGTTATTTTTAAGAGCAGAGTGGCCCCGTTCCACCATACTTCGGAACCAAACACTATCTAAAAAAATAACATCTATCATCATAACATAAAAAATATAGCCAGCTACAACATTGTTACattaaatatatttacatattatcactctgtttttttattaaatatatttacatattatCAATTCATTCTTTTTTTATTTGCCGTGTACCTGACTATTTGAGAATGTAGGTAGTATGTTTTTATTTTTACACTTTTAATTTAATATTTGATCATTTTTTAATTTGAAACCGATTCACTCTAAAAGGCAAGATTTACGTTCTTCGTGATCAGATCGCAGCAGGTCGTTCCTAGCTTTTCAGGGGCCTAGCGCGAAATTCGATATACAGGCACATCCACACACAAAtagatataattatatatatatataaccaaATATTTGACGTATAAAATTATTATGCACCGTTTTAAAGTTTATAAGAGAATAGATATAACATATAGCAAAAAACACTTACTTGTTATATGATATtattaaaaatatcttctaacattttaTGATATAAAGTCATCGCTTATATCATCGAGATCAATCTCATTTAACAACTTTTTTTTGATATATAGAATCGCCAAGCCATTTGACCTCTTTTGAGTTATTTGTTGACCATAAATAGTTCACAAAAAATTTTAATTTTAAAAAGCTTCCCTCTACCGAAGCAACCATCAAAATAAAATTTTttgttttgcttctttagtggattTATTATCATCAATATAAATATAAAAATTAAGAGCTAAACCAAATACTATTTTGAAACGGATGGAGTATTCAATAAGTAACTGAGACATTAGTTTACCAATATAAATGAGACTAGTCGATAACTCGATAGCGCATCACTTTTTACATATTTGTGTCTAGAATAGATATGCTTAACAAAAAAAATGCCAGCATCCAATGGCTAGGGGATCCTCTGTTTTTAGGACTCGGTGTGGCCGCACACACCGCACCTCTTCAAGGCCGGCCCTGCATCGCAGAGGAGGGTACTCAAACCTCAAGGGCGACGAGGAACGACGATCGCCAGTGTGCATCCGTTTTCACGAGGAGAGGCCGTGTCGTATGGGCGGCGGGGACAAAGGGGCCGGCGGCGTCGTGCTTGGCCTGAAGCCCTGAACGGCGACGGGGACAAAGGGGCCAGCGGCGTCGTGCTTG of Zea mays cultivar B73 chromosome 8, Zm-B73-REFERENCE-NAM-5.0, whole genome shotgun sequence contains these proteins:
- the LOC100273137 gene encoding uncharacterized protein LOC100273137 → MERARRASHAGSWYTNDARKLEEELNGWLGAAGLTKSPDVRAVIAPHAGYSYSGRCAAYAFGNIDPTNISRVFLLGPSHHYYTPKCALTRASVYCTPIGDLPVDQEVIEELSATGKFEFMDLNVDEAEHSMEMHLPYLAKVFQGHNVKVVPILVGALSSQNEALYGQLLSKYVDDPKNFFSVSSDFCHWGSRFSYTYYEKKHGAIHKSIEALDRMGMEIIETGDPVAFKEYLQEYENTICGRHPISVFLHMLKHCSTKIKIGFVRYEQSSQCKNMRDSSVSYASAAAKVAGASGEEDKQD